A section of the Pseudomonas sp. FP453 genome encodes:
- the folD gene encoding bifunctional methylenetetrahydrofolate dehydrogenase/methenyltetrahydrofolate cyclohydrolase FolD, with translation MTAQLIDGKSIAASLRQQIAKRVTERSQQGLRTPGLAVILVGSDPASQVYVSHKRKDCEEVGFISKAYDLPSDTTQQALTDLIDSLNDDPAIDGILLQLPLPEHLDASKLLERIRPDKDVDGFHPYNVGRLAQRIPLLRPCTPKGIMTLLESTGVDLYGLDAVVVGASNIVGRPMAMELLLAGCTVTVTHRFTKDLAGHVGRADLVVVAAGKPGLVKGEWIKEGAIVIDVGINRQEDGKLVGDVVYETALPRAGWITPVPGGVGPMTRACLLENTLYAAETLHD, from the coding sequence ATGACTGCACAACTTATCGACGGCAAATCAATCGCCGCCAGCCTGCGCCAGCAGATCGCCAAACGAGTCACCGAGCGTAGCCAGCAAGGCCTGCGCACGCCTGGCCTCGCGGTGATCCTGGTCGGCAGCGATCCTGCCTCTCAGGTTTATGTCTCGCACAAGCGTAAAGACTGTGAAGAGGTCGGCTTTATCTCCAAGGCCTACGACTTGCCTTCCGACACCACCCAACAGGCCCTGACCGACCTGATCGACAGCCTGAACGACGATCCGGCCATCGACGGCATCCTGTTGCAATTGCCGCTGCCCGAGCACCTCGATGCCTCCAAGTTGCTGGAGCGTATCCGCCCGGACAAGGACGTTGACGGCTTCCACCCTTATAACGTCGGCCGCCTCGCACAGCGCATCCCACTGCTGCGCCCCTGCACGCCTAAAGGCATCATGACCTTGCTGGAAAGCACCGGCGTCGATCTGTACGGCCTTGACGCCGTGGTGGTCGGCGCGTCCAACATTGTCGGGCGCCCGATGGCCATGGAGCTGCTGCTGGCCGGCTGCACCGTCACCGTCACCCACCGTTTTACCAAAGACCTCGCCGGCCACGTCGGCCGCGCCGACCTGGTAGTGGTTGCCGCCGGCAAGCCGGGCCTGGTGAAAGGTGAGTGGATCAAGGAAGGCGCCATCGTCATCGACGTCGGCATCAACCGCCAGGAAGACGGCAAGCTGGTCGGCGACGTGGTGTACGAAACCGCCCTGCCCCGTGCCGGCTGGATCACACCAGTACCAGGTGGCGTAGGCCCGATGACCCGCGCCTGCCTGCTGGAAAACACGCTGTACGCGGCAGAAACGCTGCACGACTGA
- a CDS encoding alpha/beta hydrolase: protein MSNKPTILLVHGFWGGAAHWGKVIVELNRKGYAMRAVEMPLTSLADDAERTRKMIAQEKGPVLLVGHSYGGAVITEAGDQPNVIGLVYIAAFAPDAGESPGEITQRNPPQAVANLEPDSDGYLWVKQGKYHESFCQDLSADEALVMAVTQKAPLASTFGDTVTAPAWKKKPSWYQVSSDDRMIHPENQRLMAARLNSRGTITLATSHASLATKPAEVAAFIDEAAVAASNA, encoded by the coding sequence ATGAGTAATAAACCGACGATTTTGCTTGTTCACGGGTTTTGGGGTGGTGCGGCGCACTGGGGCAAAGTGATTGTCGAGTTGAATCGCAAGGGTTACGCCATGCGTGCGGTCGAGATGCCGCTGACCTCACTGGCCGACGATGCTGAACGTACGCGCAAAATGATTGCCCAGGAAAAAGGGCCTGTACTGCTGGTGGGTCATTCGTATGGTGGCGCGGTCATTACTGAAGCGGGCGACCAACCCAATGTCATCGGCCTGGTCTACATAGCGGCCTTCGCCCCGGATGCCGGGGAGAGCCCGGGCGAGATCACCCAGCGCAACCCGCCCCAGGCGGTAGCGAACCTTGAACCCGACAGTGACGGGTATCTGTGGGTAAAGCAGGGCAAATACCATGAGAGCTTCTGCCAGGACCTGTCTGCCGACGAGGCGTTGGTGATGGCGGTGACGCAAAAGGCACCGCTTGCCAGCACGTTTGGCGATACGGTCACGGCGCCTGCCTGGAAGAAGAAACCGTCCTGGTATCAAGTGTCCAGCGACGACCGGATGATTCATCCTGAAAACCAGCGGTTGATGGCGGCAAGGCTCAATTCCCGGGGCACGATCACCTTGGCGACCAGCCATGCTTCGCTGGCAACCAAGCCCGCCGAGGTGGCCGCGTTTATTGATGAGGCTGCGGTCGCTGCTTCGAACGCCTGA
- the pbpG gene encoding D-alanyl-D-alanine endopeptidase, giving the protein MKIRLSIASLFFALTGTFAHAAETTQAPRDTSKLQIASGSAMLVDLQTNKVIYSSNPDVVVPIASVSKLMTGLIVLEAKQNMDEYIDINIKDTPEMKGVFSRVKIGSEMPRKEMLLIALMSSENRAAASLAHHYPGGYPAFIAAMNAKAKALGMTSTHYVEPTGLSIHNVSTARDLSKLLAAARHYPLLSQLSTTKEKTVSFRKPNYTLGFSNTDHLINRANWDIKLTKTGFTNQAGHCLVLVTSMGNRPVSLVILDAFGKFTHFADAGRIRNWVETGKSGSVPDVALRYKADKNLKNRPNAAEVRR; this is encoded by the coding sequence GTGAAAATTCGTCTCTCTATCGCCAGCCTATTTTTTGCACTTACAGGCACCTTCGCCCACGCCGCCGAAACCACTCAGGCCCCGCGTGACACGTCCAAACTGCAAATTGCCTCCGGCAGCGCCATGCTGGTGGACTTGCAGACCAACAAGGTCATCTACTCCAGCAACCCCGACGTGGTAGTACCCATCGCTTCGGTGAGCAAACTGATGACCGGTTTGATCGTGCTCGAAGCCAAGCAGAACATGGACGAGTACATCGACATCAACATCAAGGACACGCCGGAAATGAAAGGCGTGTTCTCCCGCGTGAAGATCGGCAGCGAAATGCCGCGTAAAGAAATGCTGCTGATCGCCCTGATGTCCTCGGAAAACCGCGCCGCCGCCAGCCTGGCCCACCACTACCCGGGCGGCTACCCGGCGTTTATCGCGGCGATGAACGCCAAGGCCAAGGCGCTGGGCATGACCAGCACCCACTATGTAGAGCCCACCGGCCTGTCGATCCACAACGTGTCCACCGCCCGTGACCTCAGCAAGCTGCTGGCCGCCGCGCGTCATTACCCGTTGCTGAGCCAACTGAGCACCACCAAGGAAAAGACGGTTTCGTTCCGCAAACCCAACTACACCCTGGGTTTCTCCAACACTGATCACCTGATCAACCGCGCCAACTGGGATATCAAGCTGACCAAGACCGGCTTCACCAACCAGGCCGGCCACTGCCTGGTGCTGGTGACCAGCATGGGCAATCGTCCGGTGTCGCTGGTGATCCTCGATGCCTTCGGCAAATTCACCCACTTCGCCGATGCCGGGCGGATTCGCAATTGGGTCGAGACCGGCAAGAGCGGTTCGGTGCCGGATGTGGCGTTGCGCTACAAGGCTGACAAGAACCTGAAGAATCGGCCGAACGCGGCAGAAGTGCGCCGCTAA
- a CDS encoding peptidase C39 family protein, whose amino-acid sequence MRLRSNVKTSLLLACALGLAACSGSPSKLPGLPERVELNGVPTFRSEAYQSGPAALASMLSQQGIVMTPGLLDKPLRLPGGEADLERNMQVLAREYGLMVYPLDSQLTAVLAQVAAGYPVMARIGGSLWSDARYVVVVGFNQQKSTVLLRSGMDRRLLMSFSEFESKWKSAGSWAILTQRPSQLPAKVDAQRWREAANATAQAGQERAAAQALKVLAETK is encoded by the coding sequence TTGCGGTTACGGTCGAACGTGAAAACATCTTTGTTGCTGGCCTGCGCCCTCGGGCTTGCGGCCTGTTCCGGCAGCCCGTCGAAACTGCCGGGCCTGCCGGAGCGGGTCGAACTCAATGGCGTGCCGACCTTTCGCAGCGAGGCCTATCAAAGCGGCCCTGCGGCATTGGCCAGCATGCTGTCGCAACAAGGCATTGTCATGACACCGGGCTTGCTGGATAAGCCACTGCGCTTGCCCGGCGGCGAGGCGGACCTTGAGCGCAACATGCAGGTGCTGGCGCGTGAGTACGGGCTGATGGTGTATCCGCTGGATAGCCAACTGACGGCGGTGCTGGCCCAGGTTGCAGCCGGTTACCCGGTGATGGCGCGGATTGGCGGGAGCCTGTGGTCGGACGCACGGTATGTGGTCGTGGTGGGCTTCAATCAGCAGAAAAGCACGGTGCTGCTGCGTTCCGGGATGGACCGGCGCCTGTTGATGAGCTTCAGCGAGTTTGAGTCGAAGTGGAAGAGCGCCGGGAGTTGGGCGATCCTCACCCAGCGGCCAAGCCAGTTACCGGCGAAGGTCGATGCGCAGCGCTGGCGTGAGGCGGCGAATGCTACGGCCCAGGCCGGGCAGGAGCGGGCGGCGGCGCAGGCGCTCAAGGTGTTGGCGGAAACCAAGTAA